The following coding sequences lie in one Candidatus Binataceae bacterium genomic window:
- a CDS encoding LLM class flavin-dependent oxidoreductase — translation MKFMYFFLPTLPATLDERRSQRPIAMKTEYWQRMIEEVTEFSQLAEEVGFDGVCFPEHHLHSEGMEMGSLPVLTQHVIHNTKRISVGPIGYVLPGWNPLRLALEIAWLDQLTKGRTHVGFARGYQNRWLSQMAQKIHVSATASDQSEGDRVNREAFEEVFRFLKLAWGDEPFRFKGKYYEYPTPQEGTPWPAAEWTREYGFPGEVDEQGRIQKINVVPKPYQRPHPTLFQAFSVSEATIRWCAQEEIIPTILLPQPEVVRKFAEAYVDESAKHGRKLKLGEKIGVVHCVYLADSMAKAKELGESGVCGVGFKQFFHHFGFSEAWRLPEDEAKYPSGKVMLPAAEITMDRLQKNKFAFFGTVNDVRREMDEMVENVHPEWFVWQGDQGFHSKDEVRRQIELFGKEIVSRYK, via the coding sequence ATGAAATTCATGTATTTTTTTCTGCCGACGTTGCCCGCGACCCTCGATGAACGCCGCAGCCAGCGTCCGATCGCGATGAAAACCGAATACTGGCAGCGCATGATCGAAGAGGTCACCGAGTTCTCGCAGCTCGCTGAAGAAGTTGGCTTCGACGGCGTCTGCTTCCCTGAGCATCATCTGCACAGCGAAGGCATGGAGATGGGCAGCCTGCCGGTGCTGACCCAGCATGTCATCCACAATACCAAGCGCATCTCGGTCGGGCCGATTGGTTACGTTTTGCCGGGCTGGAATCCGCTGCGGCTCGCGCTCGAAATCGCCTGGCTCGATCAATTAACGAAAGGCCGTACGCATGTCGGCTTCGCGCGCGGCTACCAGAATCGTTGGCTCAGCCAGATGGCGCAGAAGATCCACGTCAGCGCGACGGCCAGCGATCAGAGCGAAGGCGATCGCGTCAATCGCGAGGCCTTCGAGGAAGTCTTCCGTTTCCTGAAGCTCGCCTGGGGCGACGAGCCCTTCCGCTTCAAGGGCAAATATTACGAATACCCCACTCCGCAGGAAGGCACGCCGTGGCCCGCGGCCGAATGGACGCGCGAGTATGGCTTCCCCGGCGAAGTCGATGAGCAGGGGCGCATTCAGAAAATCAACGTCGTGCCCAAGCCCTATCAGCGGCCTCATCCGACGCTGTTTCAGGCTTTCTCCGTCAGCGAAGCGACGATTCGCTGGTGCGCGCAGGAGGAGATCATTCCGACCATCCTGCTGCCGCAGCCGGAGGTCGTGCGCAAATTCGCCGAGGCCTATGTTGACGAATCGGCGAAGCACGGACGCAAATTGAAGCTCGGCGAGAAGATCGGCGTCGTACACTGCGTCTATCTCGCTGACAGCATGGCCAAAGCCAAGGAGTTGGGCGAGAGCGGCGTCTGCGGCGTCGGCTTCAAGCAATTCTTCCACCACTTCGGTTTTTCCGAGGCTTGGCGCTTGCCCGAGGATGAAGCCAAATACCCAAGCGGCAAGGTCATGCTGCCGGCTGCGGAAATCACCATGGACCGGCTGCAGAAGAACAAGTTCGCCTTCTTCGGCACCGTCAACGACGTTCGCCGCGAGATGGACGAGATGGTCGAGAATGTTCATCCGGAATGGTTCGTCTGGCAAGGCGATCAGGGTTTCCATTCGAAGGACGAGGTCCGCCGTCAGATCGAGCTCTTCGGCAAGGAGATCGTCTCCCGCTACAAATAG
- a CDS encoding cupin domain-containing protein: protein MAEKLKPEPVSMYFDPLDAALIRSNEQDWIQSRDGNQFRVLRISKETGAWSALIKAPAGQVNASHTHLGPADFFVLSGQIDYRGGSAKAGDYIYEPAGAVHDATSHPVETVYLANVFGPVAIHGKDGTIAGVLDWRAIKAMVDNAEKKKAPPR from the coding sequence ATGGCCGAAAAGCTAAAGCCTGAGCCGGTCTCGATGTACTTCGATCCGCTCGACGCGGCGCTGATCCGCTCGAACGAGCAGGACTGGATCCAGAGCCGCGACGGCAACCAGTTCCGCGTCCTGCGCATCAGCAAGGAGACCGGCGCGTGGAGCGCTTTGATCAAGGCGCCGGCCGGGCAGGTCAACGCCTCGCATACCCATCTCGGACCGGCGGATTTCTTCGTGCTCTCCGGCCAGATCGATTATCGCGGCGGCTCGGCCAAGGCCGGCGACTACATCTATGAGCCGGCGGGCGCCGTCCACGACGCTACCAGCCATCCGGTCGAGACCGTCTACCTCGCCAACGTTTTCGGTCCGGTCGCGATTCATGGCAAGGACGGCACGATCGCGGGCGTGCTCGACTGGCGCGCGATCAAGGCGATGGTTGACAACGCCGAGAAGAAGAAAGCGCCGCCGCGTTGA
- a CDS encoding amidohydrolase family protein, translating into MAEFDVVIRGGTVVDGTRLPRYRADVGIKDGKIAKLGYLKAHQAKKVIEADGQYVVPGFVDLHTHYDAQLFWDPYCTISSWHGVTSVVIGNCGFGFAPVRPELRERSMLTMTRTEAIPYASMKAGLPWDWVTYPEFLDSVERHRKGVNMLPFVPMAPVMVWTMGLDEAKSGRMPTAAETSAMQQIVREAMDHGACGWSAQRFGRNSVQADFDGTPMVTDLMHDETALALASVLGERNAGFIQMTYVPDSGGDYVAAMNHSERHFEDLAIAAGRPVLYNVILINDTYPERFREQLRWLESCNKRGIRVYGQGLMLEQSFTFTFKDWNLWDDSPDWREVTVGSIEDRLLKLSDPERRPGLRKVVQSGVITNFIDDLFVIECRRADLKKYENLKIGEIAKQEGKHPVDAMLDIACADGLNTEFYTPPLNVRVDHMSEVIHSDAMAIFGVSDGGAHTKFFTGGRYPTEMLIKFVRENPVMSLEEAHFRLSAHPAMCAGFRNRGTLVEGAAADVVTYDLDRLKITPMEIAHDFPGGEWRRVQGAEGYQSVMVNGEPIFEDGKCTGAAPGRLLRHGG; encoded by the coding sequence ATGGCAGAGTTCGATGTTGTAATCAGAGGCGGGACTGTCGTGGACGGCACGCGCTTGCCGCGCTATCGCGCCGACGTCGGGATCAAGGACGGAAAGATCGCCAAGCTGGGCTATCTGAAGGCGCATCAGGCAAAGAAAGTGATCGAGGCGGACGGGCAGTACGTCGTGCCCGGGTTTGTCGATCTGCATACGCATTACGATGCGCAACTCTTCTGGGATCCCTACTGCACGATCTCGAGCTGGCACGGCGTAACCTCGGTGGTAATCGGCAACTGCGGCTTCGGCTTCGCGCCGGTCAGACCGGAGTTGCGCGAGCGCTCGATGCTGACGATGACACGCACCGAAGCGATTCCCTACGCCTCCATGAAGGCTGGGCTGCCGTGGGATTGGGTGACCTATCCCGAGTTTCTGGACAGCGTCGAGCGCCACCGCAAGGGGGTTAACATGCTGCCGTTCGTGCCGATGGCGCCGGTGATGGTCTGGACGATGGGCCTCGATGAGGCGAAATCGGGGCGGATGCCGACCGCGGCCGAAACCAGCGCAATGCAGCAGATCGTGCGCGAGGCGATGGATCACGGCGCCTGCGGGTGGTCGGCGCAGCGCTTCGGCCGCAATAGCGTGCAGGCAGATTTCGACGGTACGCCGATGGTCACCGACCTGATGCACGACGAGACTGCGCTGGCGCTCGCCAGCGTGCTCGGCGAGCGCAATGCCGGTTTCATCCAGATGACCTACGTACCTGACAGCGGGGGCGACTATGTGGCGGCGATGAACCACTCGGAGCGCCACTTCGAAGACCTTGCGATCGCCGCCGGTCGTCCAGTCCTGTACAACGTCATTCTGATCAACGACACCTATCCGGAACGTTTCCGCGAGCAATTGCGCTGGCTCGAAAGCTGCAATAAACGCGGTATCCGCGTCTACGGCCAGGGTCTGATGCTCGAGCAGAGCTTCACCTTCACTTTCAAAGACTGGAACCTCTGGGACGACTCGCCGGACTGGCGCGAAGTTACGGTCGGCTCAATCGAAGACCGGCTGCTCAAGCTCTCCGATCCCGAGCGCCGGCCGGGTCTGCGCAAGGTCGTGCAGTCGGGCGTGATCACCAACTTCATCGACGACCTCTTCGTCATCGAATGCCGGCGGGCCGATTTGAAGAAATACGAGAATCTCAAAATCGGCGAGATCGCGAAGCAGGAAGGCAAACATCCGGTGGACGCGATGCTCGACATCGCCTGCGCCGACGGCCTGAACACCGAATTCTACACGCCTCCGCTCAACGTCCGCGTCGATCATATGTCCGAGGTAATCCATTCCGACGCGATGGCGATCTTCGGCGTCTCCGACGGCGGCGCCCACACCAAGTTCTTCACCGGCGGGCGCTACCCGACCGAGATGCTGATCAAGTTCGTGCGGGAGAACCCGGTGATGTCGCTCGAGGAGGCGCATTTCCGCCTGAGCGCGCATCCTGCTATGTGTGCGGGCTTCCGCAATCGCGGCACGCTGGTCGAAGGCGCGGCCGCCGACGTCGTGACCTACGATCTCGACCGCCTCAAGATCACGCCGATGGAGATCGCGCACGATTTTCCCGGCGGCGAGTGGCGGCGCGTGCAGGGCGCTGAGGGCTATCAGTCGGTGATGGTCAATGGCGAGCCGATTTTCGAGGACGGCAAGTGCACCGGCGCGGCGCCGGGGCGCCTGCTCCGCCACGGCGGCTGA
- a CDS encoding LLM class flavin-dependent oxidoreductase: MKFGLLYEMETPRPWNALSEYNIYWQALAQIELADRIGIDYVWEVEHHFLEEYSHSSAPEVFYGAVSQRTKNIRIAHGVRLLPFKFNNPIKVAEQAAVLDIMSNGRMELGTGRSTTSQELDGFGVDYERTQAEVREALDIIVKAWTDEILEYNGKLIQVPPRRVVPKPIQKPHPPMWMACTGPESYQMAGNRGLGVLSFNFNWEQVQASMESFRKACLNRSDLVPKVPNENFAAVALCTVCENKDEEAVGLEGARWFFKNVAKLFEPLMAKNQLYSYEYLRNLFAMDHNPADATDAQLKAHDMVVVGDPDHVVRKLEQFQKAGVSQVIFFKQSGSIPHQTIMKSLRLIGKNVLPHFNPHRTIASEELALAAAGR; encoded by the coding sequence ATGAAGTTCGGACTGCTTTACGAGATGGAGACGCCGCGTCCGTGGAACGCGCTCAGCGAGTACAACATCTATTGGCAGGCGCTCGCCCAGATTGAGCTCGCCGATCGCATCGGGATCGATTACGTCTGGGAAGTCGAGCATCACTTCCTCGAAGAGTACTCGCACAGCTCGGCGCCCGAGGTCTTTTACGGCGCGGTCAGCCAGCGGACCAAGAATATCCGGATCGCACACGGCGTGCGATTGTTGCCCTTCAAGTTCAACAATCCGATCAAAGTCGCGGAGCAGGCGGCCGTGCTCGATATCATGAGCAATGGGCGGATGGAGCTCGGCACCGGCCGTTCGACGACCTCTCAGGAGCTCGACGGCTTCGGCGTGGACTATGAGCGCACCCAGGCGGAAGTGCGCGAGGCGCTCGACATTATCGTCAAGGCCTGGACCGACGAGATCCTCGAGTATAACGGCAAGCTCATCCAGGTACCGCCGCGGCGCGTGGTGCCCAAGCCGATTCAGAAGCCCCACCCGCCGATGTGGATGGCGTGCACCGGGCCCGAGAGCTACCAGATGGCCGGCAATCGCGGGCTCGGCGTGCTCAGCTTCAACTTCAACTGGGAGCAGGTGCAGGCCTCGATGGAGAGCTTTCGCAAAGCCTGCCTCAATCGCTCGGACCTCGTGCCCAAGGTTCCGAACGAAAACTTCGCCGCGGTCGCGCTCTGCACCGTCTGCGAAAACAAGGACGAGGAAGCGGTCGGCCTCGAAGGGGCGCGCTGGTTCTTCAAAAACGTGGCGAAGCTGTTCGAGCCGCTGATGGCTAAGAACCAGCTTTATTCGTATGAGTATCTGCGCAACCTGTTCGCGATGGATCATAACCCGGCGGATGCGACCGACGCGCAGCTCAAGGCGCACGACATGGTCGTGGTCGGCGATCCCGACCACGTTGTCCGCAAGCTCGAGCAGTTCCAGAAGGCCGGCGTCAGCCAGGTGATCTTCTTCAAGCAGTCCGGCAGCATCCCCCATCAGACCATCATGAAGTCGCTGCGTCTGATCGGTAAAAACGTGCTGCCGCACTTTAATCCGCATCGCACGATCGCGAGCGAAGAGTTGGCGCTCGCCGCCGCGGGGCGTTAG
- a CDS encoding M23 family metallopeptidase: protein MPSAQAQTPPQNDPLYIRLAAHLSPPRAEILDGAGQRHSSFEVYMTNSGATPMKITGADLSAIDAHGRVLWTEQDTGGRLAAMFRPAGGQADESPDIVLQPSASGVLFCFPDLPPGNASPTSFASAITLTGAGPHGGSGIVHLARIAIDQRAPFVIEAPVRGADWLAANGPSNTSDHRRAILFYGGAPFIGQRYAIDWVELGADGHTYTGDKHNNASYHAYNLPIHAVADGTIVAVKDHLPENVPNSTALAITVTDATIAGNHIIEDLGSGHFAAYAHLRPGTITVKTGQRVHAGEVIAHLGNTGNSSEPHLHFQLCDAPSFLHAEGLPFAIDKFVRQEYILDKSAGGQQRMSRGATHQVTREEPMENELDSFGGN from the coding sequence GTGCCAAGCGCACAGGCGCAGACGCCGCCGCAGAACGACCCGCTGTACATCCGGCTGGCCGCGCACCTCTCGCCGCCGCGCGCCGAGATCCTCGATGGCGCCGGCCAACGCCACTCGTCGTTCGAGGTCTATATGACAAATTCCGGGGCGACGCCGATGAAAATCACGGGCGCTGACCTGTCGGCGATCGATGCTCATGGCCGGGTGCTCTGGACCGAGCAAGATACGGGGGGTCGTCTAGCGGCGATGTTCAGGCCGGCCGGCGGCCAAGCTGACGAGTCGCCCGACATCGTGCTGCAGCCGAGCGCGAGCGGTGTCCTCTTCTGTTTTCCCGATTTGCCCCCCGGCAACGCCTCACCGACGAGTTTCGCGAGCGCGATAACTCTAACCGGCGCAGGCCCTCACGGCGGCTCAGGGATCGTCCATCTCGCACGCATAGCGATCGATCAGCGTGCGCCCTTTGTAATTGAGGCGCCGGTCCGCGGCGCCGATTGGCTGGCGGCCAACGGTCCGTCAAATACCTCTGACCATCGGCGCGCGATTCTGTTTTATGGCGGTGCGCCGTTTATTGGCCAGCGCTACGCGATCGACTGGGTCGAGCTCGGCGCGGACGGCCATACCTACACCGGCGACAAGCACAACAACGCGAGCTATCACGCCTACAATCTGCCGATTCATGCCGTAGCAGACGGCACGATCGTCGCCGTCAAGGATCACCTGCCGGAGAACGTGCCGAATTCCACCGCTCTGGCCATCACGGTCACCGACGCGACCATCGCCGGCAATCACATCATCGAAGATTTGGGCAGCGGACATTTCGCCGCTTACGCCCATCTGCGTCCGGGGACGATCACAGTCAAGACAGGCCAGCGCGTTCACGCCGGCGAGGTCATCGCGCATCTCGGCAACACCGGCAATTCGAGCGAGCCACACCTCCATTTTCAGCTTTGCGACGCACCCTCGTTCCTGCATGCCGAGGGCTTGCCGTTTGCGATCGACAAATTCGTCCGTCAGGAATACATCCTGGACAAATCCGCCGGCGGTCAACAGCGCATGAGCCGGGGGGCAACTCATCAGGTGACGCGCGAGGAGCCAATGGAAAACGAGCTCGATTCCTTCGGCGGCAATTGA
- a CDS encoding chloride channel protein, with amino-acid sequence MGFLTRVFESRLLSHPRLRKYTALVNEDLTATYSRDIQKWLLVAPIIGVVTGLVITGITLLILGVIWPRVLPFYLAHHWAIVPGLLIGFLITGLIMQYRTPDPDEHSTEEIVRSYHEHQGDIDIGPFWWKLLAAVTTVGSGGSAALEGPSIYSGGAIGSWLWTKLRRFGLEARDRRIMLISGAAAGMSAVFRAPLTGIVFALEMPYKDDLAHEALLPSLIASVVAYATLVSIVGAEPLFGFAGSTSFRTRDIWWSALLGAGIGLIAIVFDITFRRVRVLFVTTPIPHWLKLVIGGLGTGLCGLAFVTIYNGPLIPVGPNYEAVRYVLKHPLPTEVLLAFVVLKLIATIFSLGTGGVSAMFVPLLLVGGAIGNAYAQSVVHAPTHDLYAAVGMAAFIAAGYKTPLTAVVFVAETTGGHSYIIPSLISAAVAYAISGEASVSGDQHLHETAKLADLSGMVVRDVIQRRVISVPATTKIREFVETVAAHHRHTIFPVYENDKPIGTIAVSDLSQVAPKDWEKATVGEFADRDAIRVSDDCELSEALRLLVAERGPQMLLITDSADTLLGVITKTDVLRAVRMGEARVGESD; translated from the coding sequence GTGGGCTTCCTTACACGGGTCTTCGAGTCGAGGCTGCTCAGCCATCCAAGGCTGCGCAAATACACCGCTCTGGTCAACGAAGACCTCACCGCGACTTACTCACGCGATATCCAGAAGTGGCTGCTCGTCGCGCCTATCATCGGCGTCGTCACCGGACTTGTCATCACTGGAATCACGTTGCTCATCCTGGGCGTGATTTGGCCGCGAGTGCTGCCCTTCTATCTCGCGCACCATTGGGCAATCGTCCCCGGACTGCTGATTGGGTTTTTAATTACCGGCCTGATCATGCAATATCGCACTCCCGACCCCGATGAACACTCAACCGAGGAAATCGTTCGCAGCTATCACGAGCATCAAGGCGACATCGACATAGGTCCGTTTTGGTGGAAGTTGCTCGCCGCGGTGACGACCGTCGGCTCGGGCGGCAGCGCGGCGCTCGAAGGACCGAGCATTTACAGCGGCGGCGCGATCGGATCGTGGCTATGGACCAAATTGCGACGTTTCGGACTCGAGGCGCGCGACCGTCGGATCATGTTAATCAGCGGCGCCGCGGCGGGCATGTCGGCAGTCTTCCGTGCGCCGCTTACGGGGATCGTGTTCGCGTTAGAGATGCCGTACAAGGACGACCTCGCGCACGAAGCGCTGCTGCCGTCGTTGATCGCTTCGGTGGTGGCTTATGCGACGCTGGTGTCAATCGTCGGTGCAGAGCCGTTGTTCGGTTTCGCGGGCAGCACCAGCTTCCGGACCCGCGATATCTGGTGGTCGGCGCTGCTCGGTGCCGGAATCGGGCTTATCGCAATCGTGTTCGACATCACGTTTCGCCGCGTGCGCGTGTTGTTCGTGACCACCCCAATACCACATTGGCTGAAGCTCGTGATCGGTGGACTCGGTACTGGACTGTGCGGCCTCGCGTTCGTGACGATTTACAACGGCCCGCTCATCCCGGTTGGCCCTAACTACGAGGCCGTGCGCTATGTGCTCAAGCATCCGCTACCTACCGAAGTGTTGCTGGCATTCGTCGTCTTGAAGCTGATCGCGACGATCTTTTCGCTGGGCACCGGAGGCGTCAGCGCGATGTTCGTGCCGCTGTTGCTGGTCGGCGGTGCGATCGGCAACGCTTACGCGCAATCTGTAGTTCATGCGCCGACGCATGATCTCTACGCGGCCGTCGGGATGGCGGCGTTCATCGCGGCGGGCTACAAGACTCCGCTCACGGCGGTAGTCTTTGTCGCGGAAACCACCGGCGGCCATTCCTACATCATCCCGAGTCTAATCAGCGCCGCGGTCGCGTACGCGATCTCGGGGGAGGCCTCGGTCTCCGGCGATCAGCATCTGCACGAAACTGCCAAACTCGCAGATCTATCCGGGATGGTGGTGCGGGACGTCATTCAGCGCCGCGTCATCTCCGTGCCAGCGACGACCAAAATTCGCGAATTCGTCGAGACCGTCGCGGCGCATCACCGGCACACGATCTTCCCGGTCTACGAAAACGACAAGCCCATCGGCACAATTGCCGTATCCGATCTCAGCCAGGTCGCGCCGAAGGATTGGGAGAAGGCCACCGTCGGAGAATTCGCGGATCGCGACGCAATTCGCGTTTCCGACGACTGCGAATTGAGCGAAGCACTGCGCCTGTTAGTGGCCGAACGCGGCCCGCAAATGCTGCTGATAACCGATAGCGCTGACACTCTGCTGGGCGTGATAACGAAAACCGACGTTTTGCGCGCAGTGCGGATGGGTGAGGCAAGAGTAGGCGAATCAGATTGA
- a CDS encoding TetR/AcrR family transcriptional regulator: protein MASAQTASISARDGGPRPVRQDNRRVQLLDAAAKFFSEHGFHGAAMRDIARAAGMLSGSIYYHFDSKEEMLLAVYEEGLRRVEEMVDRALVDATGPWGRLEAACGGHLNALIIHRDYARVMIQTTPAESPGVDKRIRELRRGYESRFRNLIDDLALPPEIDRSYLRFLLFGALNWSQVWFRPGGDSPEIVAHRFIEMLRLPLDAAKSQ, encoded by the coding sequence ATGGCGTCGGCGCAAACCGCTTCAATCTCGGCCCGAGACGGGGGGCCCCGGCCGGTTCGTCAGGATAATCGCCGCGTCCAGTTGCTCGACGCCGCGGCCAAGTTCTTCAGCGAGCACGGCTTTCACGGCGCCGCGATGCGCGACATTGCGCGCGCCGCCGGGATGCTTTCCGGGTCGATCTATTACCATTTCGACTCGAAGGAAGAGATGCTGCTCGCGGTTTACGAAGAAGGGCTGCGGCGGGTCGAGGAGATGGTTGACCGCGCATTGGTTGACGCGACCGGGCCGTGGGGCCGTCTTGAGGCCGCCTGCGGTGGACACCTCAACGCTCTGATTATTCATCGCGACTATGCGCGCGTGATGATCCAGACGACGCCGGCTGAATCCCCGGGCGTCGATAAACGGATTCGCGAACTGCGGCGGGGGTATGAAAGCCGCTTCCGTAACCTGATCGACGATCTCGCGCTGCCGCCTGAGATCGATCGCAGCTATCTGCGGTTTCTGCTATTTGGCGCGCTCAACTGGTCGCAAGTCTGGTTCCGGCCCGGCGGCGACTCGCCGGAGATTGTCGCCCATCGCTTTATCGAGATGCTGCGTCTGCCCCTCGACGCGGCGAAATCGCAGTAA
- a CDS encoding acyltransferase family protein, translated as MDRGGEVTEIAFAPPREPTGRRTAEAARPVALPYRSDIDGLRAIAVLAVVMFHANFLGCRGGYVGVDVFFVISGFLITSIIVGEIDRATFSLARFYERRVRRIFPALFLVLTACCLAGALLFDPVDLKHLGESVVATALFASNILFWIQTGYFDSPADERPLLHTWSLAVEEQFYVVFPLYLLAVSRFFPKQRNSITLALCAISFMSSVLAVHYWPDAAFYLAPMRAWELLIGALIALDLAPQAAGVAIRNLATILGLALVLAAVFAYSAATPFPGVAALLPTVGTALIIWAGIGSSPKASSILSFRPLVFVGKISYSLYLWHFMLLGFASYLSFGHLSVMPRVLTLTLAFALSCISWRYVEQIFRRRDRGFSSSTIAIAGAAATAAFALVGTAAFLSHGFPQRLHGAALAAASGASDFDSYRDRCVFPTVEQVRTMALCELGTRAAVPVSFVLWGDSHAEALSSAISGAAVARGRRGLLAAHVGCEPLAGVESPRHNCKAFNDAVFDLIRRTAGIKEVILDARWSRWSAETRYGPDGEPPIELHWQGTAGIAVGNRKIFALGLDRTLSGLTALNKEIWIIGPAPEIDYDVPRVLYLQSLGFDPAVDIRPSVAEFETREKFVLQTLSAMASKYPVRIIYPDRVLCRTGKCRVSVGGAPAYIDDHHLSVHGTDLIAPIFAPIFPPTLR; from the coding sequence ATGGATCGCGGAGGCGAGGTAACCGAGATTGCGTTCGCCCCGCCGCGGGAGCCGACCGGACGCCGCACGGCCGAGGCCGCAAGGCCGGTGGCGCTGCCTTACCGCTCCGACATTGACGGGCTGCGCGCGATCGCCGTGCTGGCGGTCGTGATGTTTCATGCGAATTTTCTTGGATGCCGCGGCGGCTACGTCGGGGTTGATGTCTTCTTCGTCATCTCCGGGTTTTTGATCACGTCGATTATCGTCGGCGAGATCGATCGCGCGACATTTTCACTTGCGCGCTTCTATGAGCGGCGAGTCCGCCGCATTTTCCCGGCCCTGTTTCTGGTTCTGACCGCCTGCTGCCTTGCCGGCGCGCTCCTGTTCGATCCGGTGGACCTGAAACATCTGGGTGAAAGTGTGGTGGCGACCGCGCTGTTTGCGTCAAACATTCTGTTCTGGATTCAGACCGGCTACTTCGATTCTCCGGCTGACGAGCGGCCCTTGCTGCACACCTGGTCGCTGGCCGTGGAAGAACAGTTTTACGTGGTTTTCCCGCTGTATCTGCTTGCTGTCTCGAGATTTTTTCCAAAGCAACGCAACAGTATTACCCTGGCGCTCTGCGCAATCTCCTTCATGTCGAGCGTGCTCGCGGTCCACTACTGGCCCGACGCAGCGTTCTATCTCGCGCCGATGCGGGCGTGGGAGCTGCTCATCGGCGCGCTCATCGCGTTGGATCTGGCGCCGCAAGCCGCCGGCGTCGCGATACGGAATCTCGCCACCATTCTGGGCCTCGCCCTCGTGCTGGCAGCGGTCTTTGCTTATTCCGCCGCGACCCCGTTCCCCGGCGTCGCGGCGCTGCTCCCGACCGTCGGTACAGCTTTGATCATATGGGCGGGAATAGGCTCGAGTCCCAAGGCGAGCTCGATCCTGAGCTTTCGCCCCTTGGTGTTTGTCGGCAAGATTTCCTATTCGCTTTACCTCTGGCATTTTATGCTGCTCGGATTCGCCAGTTATCTGAGCTTCGGGCATCTCTCGGTAATGCCAAGGGTGCTGACGTTAACTCTGGCCTTCGCGCTGTCTTGTATATCGTGGCGCTACGTCGAGCAAATATTCCGCAGACGCGATCGCGGCTTCTCGTCGTCGACGATAGCTATCGCAGGCGCGGCCGCGACGGCGGCATTTGCTTTGGTCGGAACGGCAGCCTTTTTGTCGCACGGGTTCCCTCAGCGGTTGCATGGCGCCGCACTCGCGGCAGCGAGCGGCGCGAGCGACTTCGATTCTTACCGCGATCGCTGTGTCTTTCCGACGGTCGAGCAGGTCCGCACGATGGCCTTGTGCGAGCTCGGGACACGCGCCGCCGTTCCCGTGAGCTTTGTGCTGTGGGGTGATTCGCATGCCGAGGCGCTCTCGAGCGCGATCTCCGGTGCTGCCGTCGCGAGGGGTCGCCGGGGCCTCCTGGCGGCGCATGTCGGATGCGAGCCGCTGGCCGGAGTCGAAAGTCCGCGACACAACTGCAAAGCATTTAATGATGCGGTGTTTGACCTCATCCGCAGGACCGCGGGCATCAAAGAAGTGATCCTCGATGCACGATGGAGCAGGTGGAGCGCGGAGACGCGATACGGGCCCGACGGTGAGCCGCCGATTGAGTTGCATTGGCAAGGGACGGCGGGAATAGCAGTTGGTAATCGAAAAATTTTTGCCCTCGGCTTGGACCGCACATTATCCGGCTTGACCGCGCTCAACAAAGAGATCTGGATTATCGGGCCGGCGCCTGAAATCGATTATGACGTTCCCAGAGTTCTCTATCTCCAATCGCTTGGATTCGATCCGGCCGTTGATATAAGGCCGTCGGTCGCGGAGTTCGAGACGCGGGAGAAATTCGTCTTGCAGACGCTTTCCGCGATGGCGAGCAAATACCCGGTCCGGATAATCTATCCCGATCGAGTCCTCTGCCGGACCGGTAAGTGCCGCGTCTCCGTCGGCGGAGCGCCGGCGTATATAGACGATCACCACCTGTCGGTGCACGGCACCGACTTGATCGCGCCAATCTTCGCCCCGATCTTCCCACCGACCTTGCGGTAG
- a CDS encoding rhodanese-like domain-containing protein, with translation MPLKIKKSVKELVAEANAEVETITVADALKLKDDPNVTFVDIRDIRELERDGRIPGAFHAPRGMLEFWVDPASPYYKETFGSGKKFMFFCAGGMRSALAAQQLQRMGLEPVCHLAGGFGAWKAAGGAIEGGRQ, from the coding sequence ATGCCGTTGAAAATCAAAAAATCGGTCAAGGAATTAGTCGCGGAAGCCAACGCGGAAGTCGAAACGATCACCGTCGCTGACGCTCTCAAGCTCAAGGACGACCCGAACGTCACCTTCGTCGATATTCGTGATATTCGCGAGCTCGAACGCGACGGCCGTATCCCGGGGGCCTTTCATGCCCCGCGCGGAATGCTCGAGTTCTGGGTCGATCCGGCCAGCCCGTATTACAAGGAAACCTTCGGCTCAGGCAAGAAATTCATGTTCTTTTGCGCCGGCGGGATGCGCTCGGCGCTGGCCGCGCAGCAGTTGCAGCGGATGGGGCTCGAGCCGGTCTGTCATCTCGCGGGCGGCTTCGGCGCCTGGAAAGCCGCCGGCGGCGCGATCGAGGGCGGCAGGCAGTAG